The following coding sequences lie in one Lysobacterales bacterium genomic window:
- a CDS encoding transcriptional regulator, producing MNIKPIRNKTDYKRAMIRIDELWGARIGSPDGDELEVLAVLVERYEAQHQPMPPSHPIEAIKFRMEQLGLTARQLEPYIGPSGRVSEVLSGKRHLSLTMVKRLHEGLRIPYESLLSNTA from the coding sequence ATGAACATCAAACCCATCCGCAACAAGACCGACTACAAGCGGGCAATGATTCGGATCGACGAACTTTGGGGCGCGCGTATCGGCAGCCCGGATGGGGACGAACTCGAAGTGCTGGCCGTCCTGGTGGAGCGCTACGAGGCCCAGCACCAGCCGATGCCACCCTCCCATCCCATCGAGGCAATCAAGTTCCGCATGGAACAGCTTGGCCTGACGGCACGCCAGCTGGAGCCATACATTGGCCCCAGCGGGCGCGTGTCGGAGGTGTTGAGTGGCAAGCGCCACCTGAGCCTGACCATGGTGAAGCGGCTGCACGAGGGGCTGCGCATTCCCTACGAAAGCCTGCTGTCGAATACGGCCTGA
- a CDS encoding FAD:protein FMN transferase codes for MKPEILDARQRARRRLSQALPLLACGLVLPPVRARSGVYQGSRPLMGTRLDLTLQGDGDAALARAAEIAFAEMARLADLMSRYRATGALNAIHLAAGLQPVRVPPELMQVLRMAQAAARASGGAFDATVGSLRSWDFNPQQPSIASAEQVAAELPLVGFDALVLDERAGTAYLARRGVRLDLGGIAKLPILEAGMQVLNRAGVTNAMINGGGDVLVHGQLDGHDWRIGLRDPRRPQQLLGTVALSRGFVAASGDYERFVMHQGQRLHHVLDPKTGYPTRGPHGVALISEHLEAINGLGTAIMVTGAKAGRERLQALPAVDALIVDADNELWLSPGMTKRLPATTG; via the coding sequence ATGAAGCCCGAAATTCTCGATGCCCGACAACGCGCCCGCCGTCGCCTGAGCCAGGCGCTGCCGCTGCTGGCGTGCGGGCTGGTGCTGCCGCCGGTGCGGGCGCGCAGCGGCGTCTATCAGGGCTCGCGACCATTGATGGGCACCCGCCTCGATCTCACCCTGCAGGGCGATGGCGACGCCGCACTCGCCCGCGCCGCCGAGATCGCCTTTGCCGAGATGGCGCGCCTCGCCGACCTGATGAGCCGCTACCGCGCTACCGGCGCGCTCAATGCCATTCACCTTGCCGCCGGGCTGCAACCGGTGCGCGTGCCGCCGGAGCTGATGCAGGTGCTGCGCATGGCACAGGCGGCGGCACGAGCCAGCGGTGGCGCCTTCGACGCCACCGTCGGTTCGCTGCGCAGCTGGGACTTCAATCCGCAGCAACCCTCGATCGCCAGCGCCGAACAAGTAGCAGCGGAGTTGCCACTGGTCGGCTTCGATGCGCTCGTGCTCGACGAGCGCGCCGGCACCGCCTATCTCGCGCGCCGCGGCGTTCGCCTTGACCTCGGCGGCATCGCCAAGCTGCCGATCCTGGAGGCGGGCATGCAGGTGCTGAATCGCGCAGGCGTGACCAACGCCATGATCAATGGCGGCGGCGATGTACTGGTGCACGGCCAACTCGACGGCCACGACTGGCGCATCGGCCTGCGCGATCCGCGCCGACCGCAGCAACTGCTCGGCACGGTCGCGCTGAGCCGCGGTTTCGTCGCCGCCTCGGGCGACTACGAACGCTTCGTGATGCACCAGGGCCAACGCCTGCACCACGTCCTCGACCCGAAGACCGGCTACCCGACCCGCGGCCCCCACGGCGTCGCCCTGATCAGCGAACACCTCGAAGCCATCAACGGCCTCGGCACCGCCATCATGGTCACCGGCGCCAAAGCCGGCCGCGAACGCCTGCAAGCCCTGCCCGCCGTAGACGCCCTGATCGTCGACGCCGACAACGAACTCTGGCTCTCCCCCGGCATGACCAAGCGCCTGCCGGCAACGACCGGCTGA
- a CDS encoding nitrous-oxide reductase has translation MSDNKVQEDSASAMLGRRKFINYTALAGLAGVAACSEKPNSAAPPVAPVAAAGGSDHAASVHLKPGELDTYYGLWSGGHTGDMRVLGLPSGREITRIPCFVPDALVGWGITNESKKVMGTKADGSLRYHVADTHHTHASYKDGNYDGRYAWINDKINARVARIRLDYFVCDKITDLPNVQGFHGIFPDKADPVDAAINYTTRVFCGGEFSIPLPNTGSDDASQYRSLFSCVDAETMEVRWQVLLDGNCDLVATSYDGKLAATNQYNIEMGALYEEMMAAERDACVFFNIARIEAAVKAGSFKTYGDSKVPVVDGTRAANQDPATALTAYVPVPKNPHGVNASPDGKYFICAGKLSPTGTVIELSRVLDYFDGKLAKLDDAIVAEVELGLGPLHTAFDGRGNAYTTLFLDSQVVKWNVDAAIKFHAGDKTAQYVLDRLDLSYQPGHLNASQSETRAADGKYLAVGCKFSKDRFLPVGPLHPENEQLIDISGDKMVLLADHPVRGEPHDFIIFKRDLLRPKQVYTLEEFPNAIKDPKESGVFRDGRKVTVKMTSQAPAFSLRDFKLKKGDEVTLILTNLDKVEDLTHGFAIPNHNVNFIVNPQETASVTFTADKAGVFWCYCTHFCHALHLEMRSRMIVEG, from the coding sequence ATGAGCGACAACAAAGTGCAGGAAGATTCGGCCTCCGCGATGCTTGGCCGCCGCAAGTTCATCAACTACACCGCGCTCGCCGGTCTGGCTGGCGTGGCCGCCTGTTCGGAAAAGCCGAACAGCGCGGCGCCGCCAGTGGCGCCGGTAGCCGCCGCAGGCGGCAGTGACCACGCCGCCAGCGTCCACCTCAAGCCCGGCGAACTCGACACCTACTACGGCCTGTGGAGTGGCGGACACACCGGCGACATGCGCGTGCTCGGCCTGCCTTCCGGGCGCGAGATCACGCGCATTCCCTGCTTCGTGCCGGACGCGTTGGTCGGCTGGGGCATCACCAATGAATCGAAGAAGGTGATGGGCACCAAGGCCGACGGCAGCCTGCGCTACCACGTCGCCGACACCCATCACACCCATGCCTCGTACAAGGACGGCAACTACGACGGCCGCTACGCCTGGATCAACGACAAGATCAACGCCCGCGTGGCCCGCATCCGCCTCGACTACTTCGTCTGCGACAAGATCACCGACCTGCCCAACGTGCAGGGTTTCCACGGCATCTTCCCGGACAAAGCCGATCCGGTCGATGCGGCGATCAACTACACCACGCGCGTGTTCTGCGGCGGCGAGTTCTCGATCCCGCTGCCGAACACCGGCAGCGACGACGCCAGCCAGTACCGCTCGCTGTTCAGCTGCGTCGATGCCGAGACCATGGAAGTGCGCTGGCAGGTGCTGCTCGATGGCAACTGCGATCTGGTCGCCACCTCCTACGACGGCAAGCTCGCCGCGACCAACCAGTACAACATCGAGATGGGCGCGCTCTACGAAGAGATGATGGCGGCCGAACGCGACGCCTGCGTGTTCTTCAACATCGCGCGCATCGAGGCGGCGGTGAAGGCCGGCAGCTTCAAGACCTACGGCGATTCCAAGGTGCCGGTGGTCGATGGCACCCGCGCCGCCAACCAGGACCCGGCCACGGCGCTGACCGCCTATGTGCCGGTACCGAAGAACCCGCACGGCGTGAATGCCAGCCCGGACGGCAAGTATTTCATCTGCGCCGGCAAGCTGTCGCCGACCGGTACGGTGATCGAGCTGTCGCGCGTGCTCGACTATTTCGACGGCAAGCTGGCCAAGCTCGACGACGCCATCGTCGCCGAGGTCGAGCTGGGTTTGGGCCCGTTGCACACGGCGTTCGATGGCCGTGGCAACGCCTACACCACGCTGTTCCTCGACAGCCAGGTGGTGAAATGGAACGTGGATGCCGCGATCAAGTTCCACGCCGGCGACAAGACCGCGCAGTACGTGCTCGATCGTCTCGACCTGTCGTACCAGCCCGGGCACCTGAACGCGTCGCAGTCGGAGACGCGCGCTGCCGACGGCAAGTACCTGGCGGTCGGTTGCAAGTTCTCCAAGGACCGTTTCCTGCCGGTGGGGCCGTTGCACCCGGAGAACGAGCAGTTGATCGACATCTCCGGCGACAAGATGGTGCTGCTCGCCGACCATCCGGTGCGTGGCGAACCGCACGACTTCATCATCTTCAAGCGCGACCTGCTGCGCCCGAAGCAGGTGTACACGCTCGAAGAGTTCCCGAATGCGATCAAGGACCCGAAGGAGTCCGGTGTGTTCCGCGACGGCCGCAAGGTCACCGTCAAGATGACCTCGCAGGCGCCGGCGTTCAGCCTGCGCGACTTCAAGCTCAAGAAGGGTGATGAGGTCACGTTGATCCTGACCAACCTGGACAAGGTCGAGGACCTGACCCACGGCTTCGCCATCCCGAACCACAACGTCAACTTCATCGTCAATCCGCAGGAGACCGCGTCGGTGACCTTCACCGCCGACAAGGCGGGCGTGTTCTGGTGCTATTGCACGCACTTCTGCCACGCGCTGCATCTGGAAATGCGTTCGCGCATGATCGTCGAAGGCTAG